The Pedobacter roseus genome contains a region encoding:
- a CDS encoding fatty acid desaturase, with translation MKKISPHIGILVALIVITCWFTSLFFLLNWHFNWNNPLVYLMVFVQMHLYTGLFITAHDAMHGTISTNQKANNFIGYLVVFLYAGFFYNRLFTKHHQHHTHVHTENDPDFAPHGFWKWYFRFMLNYVTIIQLVIMAVAYNVLKIWVDEKNLLLFWVLPSLLSTFQLFYFGTYLPHKGEHDNEYHSTTLKKNHFVAFITCYFFGYHFEHHQKPGMPWWQLYKTKD, from the coding sequence TTGAAAAAGATAAGCCCACATATCGGAATTCTGGTTGCGTTGATCGTAATTACCTGTTGGTTTACTTCCCTCTTTTTCCTGTTAAACTGGCATTTTAACTGGAACAATCCTTTGGTTTATCTGATGGTTTTTGTTCAGATGCATCTCTACACCGGTTTGTTCATCACAGCGCACGATGCCATGCACGGAACCATATCAACCAATCAAAAGGCAAATAATTTTATAGGTTACCTTGTTGTTTTTCTCTACGCAGGTTTTTTCTATAACCGCTTATTTACTAAGCACCACCAGCACCATACCCACGTGCATACCGAAAACGATCCTGATTTTGCGCCTCATGGTTTTTGGAAATGGTATTTCCGGTTTATGCTAAATTATGTTACCATCATCCAACTGGTGATTATGGCTGTGGCTTATAATGTGCTCAAAATATGGGTGGATGAGAAGAATTTATTGTTGTTTTGGGTTTTGCCTTCTCTATTAAGCACTTTTCAGTTATTCTATTTCGGGACCTATTTACCACATAAAGGTGAGCATGATAACGAATACCATTCTACTACTTTAAAGAAAAATCATTTTGTGGCTTTTATAACCTGTTACTTTTTTGGCTATCACTTCGAGCACCATCAAAAACCAGGTATGCCCTGGTGGCAGCTGTATAAAACGAAGGATTGA
- a CDS encoding gluconokinase — MANFIILMGVSGSGKTVIGRALAPKLNAEFIDGDNLHSQRNVDKMAAGIPLTDADRLDWLQLIAKVGREHTAHGANCIIACSALKKSYRDLLRADNESMRFVYLKGSFDLIHDRITKRSHQYMPSSLLQSQFETLEEPQADEPDVFTVSIDQSIPELVEEIAKADLIS; from the coding sequence ATGGCAAACTTTATCATTTTAATGGGGGTATCTGGAAGTGGTAAAACGGTTATCGGAAGGGCTTTGGCACCGAAGCTCAACGCCGAATTTATAGATGGCGACAACCTGCATTCGCAACGGAATGTAGATAAAATGGCTGCCGGAATCCCATTAACAGATGCCGACCGATTGGATTGGCTACAGCTGATTGCTAAAGTTGGCCGCGAACATACTGCCCATGGAGCTAACTGTATTATTGCTTGCTCAGCACTAAAAAAATCATACCGCGATCTGTTAAGAGCCGATAATGAATCCATGCGTTTTGTTTATTTAAAAGGAAGTTTCGATTTGATCCACGATCGGATTACGAAGCGTTCACATCAATATATGCCTTCCAGTTTATTGCAAAGTCAGTTTGAAACACTGGAAGAACCACAGGCTGATGAACCTGATGTATTTACAGTTTCAATCGATCAAAGTATTCCCGAACTTGTTGAAGAGATTGCTAAGGCCGATCTGATTTCGTAA
- the hemH gene encoding ferrochelatase: protein MSKKGILLVNLGTPDSPATADVRKYLDQFLMDERVIDIPKLNRTLLVKGIIVPFRSPKTAKLYKEIWNENGSPLLFYSRLQAKMLQERLGDDYHVELAMRYQSPSIASALANLKAGLVESIQVIPMFPQYASASTGSVMQLVMELVSKWPTVPPISFVNSFHDNELMIKVFAENARKHNIESYDHILFSFHGLPERQLLKCDHTGNYCLKSADCCQTLNDTNKFCYSAQGHDTARLIAKELNLSRDQYTVCFQSRLGKEPWVQPYTTDVLKKLAAEGKKRLLVFSPAFVADCLETLYEITVEYHEEFKALGGEHVQLVESLNDSPVFIEALAGMVK from the coding sequence ATGAGCAAAAAGGGAATTTTACTGGTAAACTTAGGAACACCTGATAGTCCGGCAACGGCAGATGTTAGAAAATACTTAGACCAATTTTTAATGGACGAAAGGGTAATCGATATTCCGAAGTTGAACAGAACATTATTGGTAAAAGGAATCATTGTACCATTCCGTAGTCCCAAAACTGCAAAATTATACAAAGAAATCTGGAATGAGAATGGTTCACCATTGTTGTTTTACAGCAGGTTACAGGCTAAAATGCTACAGGAAAGGCTGGGCGATGATTACCATGTAGAACTGGCTATGCGTTACCAAAGTCCTTCGATTGCCTCAGCCCTTGCCAACTTAAAAGCAGGTTTGGTAGAAAGCATCCAGGTCATCCCGATGTTCCCTCAATATGCTTCTGCGAGTACTGGGTCGGTAATGCAGCTGGTAATGGAACTGGTGAGCAAATGGCCAACCGTTCCGCCAATTTCGTTTGTCAATTCGTTTCATGATAACGAACTGATGATTAAGGTTTTTGCAGAAAATGCCCGAAAGCACAACATAGAAAGCTACGATCATATATTGTTCAGTTTCCACGGTTTGCCAGAGCGTCAGTTGTTAAAGTGCGATCATACCGGAAACTATTGTTTAAAAAGTGCCGATTGCTGTCAAACCTTAAACGACACTAATAAATTCTGTTACTCTGCCCAGGGGCATGATACGGCCAGGTTAATTGCCAAAGAATTAAATCTGTCAAGAGATCAATATACCGTTTGTTTCCAATCGCGTTTAGGTAAAGAGCCCTGGGTACAACCATACACTACTGACGTATTGAAAAAATTGGCTGCAGAAGGAAAAAAACGTTTGTTGGTATTTAGTCCAGCTTTTGTAGCCGATTGTTTAGAAACACTTTACGAAATCACGGTAGAATACCACGAAGAGTTTAAAGCTTTAGGTGGCGAACATGTTCAGCTGGTAGAAAGTTTAAATGATAGCCCCGTTTTTATTGAGGCACTTGCCGGAATGGTTAAATAG
- a CDS encoding 4-hydroxy-3-methylbut-2-enyl diphosphate reductase — MSNLNLQVNIDKSSGFCFGVVYAIEMAEDILDNEGYLYCLGDIVHNDEEVERLTNRGLKIIDHEVLKNLRDEKVLIRAHGEAPSTYQLALENNLTLIDASCPVVLKLQNRIKNSHDDDEQVLIFGKHGHAEVIGLQGQTDGKAIVFQDLAELDNVELPAKFTLYSQTTKSTEKFYHIKDELLSRGYEVKANDTICRQVSNRYEELEDFVGHYDKIVFVSGKKSSNGKVLYDVCKKHNDNSYFVSNVEELDQTWFNENDKVGICGATSTPMWLMEKVKAALEQY; from the coding sequence ATGAGCAATTTAAACTTACAGGTTAACATCGATAAATCATCAGGCTTCTGCTTTGGTGTAGTGTATGCCATAGAAATGGCCGAAGATATTTTGGATAACGAAGGTTATTTATACTGCCTTGGCGATATCGTTCATAATGATGAAGAAGTAGAACGTTTAACCAACCGCGGATTAAAAATCATCGATCATGAAGTTTTAAAAAACTTAAGGGATGAAAAGGTTTTGATCAGAGCGCATGGCGAGGCTCCTTCAACTTATCAATTGGCATTAGAGAATAACCTTACCCTGATTGACGCTTCTTGTCCGGTGGTATTGAAATTACAGAACAGGATTAAAAATTCCCATGATGATGATGAGCAGGTGCTTATTTTTGGGAAACATGGTCACGCTGAAGTTATTGGTCTCCAAGGGCAAACAGATGGCAAGGCAATCGTTTTTCAGGATTTAGCTGAGTTAGATAACGTTGAGCTTCCTGCTAAGTTTACATTATATAGTCAAACCACTAAAAGCACCGAGAAATTCTACCACATTAAAGATGAATTATTGAGCCGTGGTTACGAAGTGAAAGCGAATGATACGATCTGCAGGCAAGTATCAAACCGTTACGAAGAACTCGAAGATTTTGTAGGGCATTATGATAAAATCGTTTTCGTTTCGGGCAAAAAGTCATCTAATGGAAAGGTACTTTACGATGTTTGTAAAAAGCATAACGATAACTCTTACTTTGTTTCTAACGTAGAGGAATTAGACCAAACCTGGTTTAACGAAAATGATAAAGTAGGTATCTGTGGGGCCACTTCTACACCAATGTGGTTAATGGAGAAGGTAAAAGCTGCTTTAGAACAGTATTAG